One genomic window of Pecten maximus chromosome 3, xPecMax1.1, whole genome shotgun sequence includes the following:
- the LOC117323227 gene encoding cholecystokinin receptor type A-like: MNKMAEQTESFASYWAFSANSSNVTNHFDADAFIIERNNQNALLLLPVIIVVGVLMLLGFVGNCLVCYVYNSPTIKKRKTTKRVFILTLAIFDILNCVLVMPFEIYDMRNQHYFQSSEVCKVFRFIETSLVLSSGFILLSVSVDRYVNLVKASKRIITPSRAKKLGLACVVVAIALSWPVLIFAGTEEFLILADGISTNLTATECTTFRNDYEGFMNDNIYNLFLIATFISALITLIVIYILIGLKLYRRRRGSVNKGGLMFLSSTNEGKSLTDGKPIKRNNVRKSSLGYAIRRSKPKAQGSTVMFYSVTVVFILGFLPHLTVRTLKMLKMAFTESHSFDSTEMIYNLLVRSYMINSTANPFIYSILNVRFRKDLIASFKRCFCLHRLRRTQ, encoded by the coding sequence ATGAATAAGATGGCCGAACAAACCGAATCGTTTGCCTCTTATTGGGCATTTTCTGCAAACAGCAGTAATGTCACAAATCACTTCGACGCAGATGCCTTTATCATTGAGAGAAACAACCAGAATGCATTGCTTTTGCTCCCGGTGATTATCGTCGTTGGAGTTCTGATGTTACTGGGATTTGTGGGTAATTGTCTTGTCTGTTACGTTTATAACTCGCCGACAATCAAAAAAAGGAAGACAACCAAAAGAGTGTTTATTCTGACTCTAGCCATCTTCGATATATTGAACTGCGTACTTGTGATGCCTTTTGAGATTTATGACATGAGGAACCAGCATTACTTCCAGTCTTCGGAGGTCTGTAAAGTGTTCCGGTTTATCGAGACTTCTCTTGTGCTATCATCCGGATTCATTCTTCTGTCCGTATCAGTTGATAGGTACGTGAATCTCGTTAAGGCCTCCAAACGTATCATCACACCAAGTAGAGCTAAGAAGCTCGGACTCGCCTGTGTTGTCGTAGCCATAGCCTTGTCCTGGCCAGTCCTAATTTTCGCGGGGACAGAAGAATTCCTCATTCTCGCTGACGGTATTAGCACAAATCTGACAGCTACAGAATGTACGACGTTTAGAAATGACTATGAAGGATTTATGAATGACAATATCTATAATTTGTTCTTAATTGCCACTTTTATTAGCGCCTTAATAACTCTTATTGTGATATACATTCTGATTGGATTAAAACTCTATCGTCGACGCCGAGGGTCCGTCAACAAAGGAGGACTTATGTTTCTATCCAGTACCAATGAAGGGAAGAGTTTGACAGACGGGAAACCCATAAAGAGAAACAATGTACGCAAATCCAGTTTGGGTTACGCCATACGACGCAGCAAACCGAAAGCACAAGGATCGACCGTCATGTTTTATTCCGTAACAGTGGTGTTCATCCTAGGATTCTTACCCCATCTTACTGTGCGCACTTTAAAAATGCTCAAAATGGCGTTTACGGAAAGCCACTCGTTTGACTCGACGGAAATGATCTATAATCTCCTAGTGAGGTCCTACATGATCAACAGTACTGCTAATCCCTTTATTTATAGCATACTCAACGTTAGATTCAGGAAGGATCTCATAGCTTCTTTTAAACGGTGCTTCTGTTTACATAGATTACGACGCACACAATGA